A single Trypanosoma brucei gambiense DAL972 chromosome 9, complete sequence DNA region contains:
- a CDS encoding sec1 family transport protein, putative: MPPQRKISLRQRQRDVIQAMISSAQPLGQGGVPAPQPMTATYGPAGVAPWRLLIYDDIGRDIIAPLLRVGDLRELGITLYMHIKSKRDPVPGAPAIYFCAPTDENINIIASDAVKEFYEWVYINFTSQISRRSMEHLAERLTRGQLQNIEHIRVFDRTLNYVALEDDLFTLMQKDSFVILNSRHAKDEDVEAHLNEIVMGILHVLLSQQVLPVIAHSRTGPAEEVARRLSVSLNDSLNERTLTPASANVLGRPLLLIVDRSSDLATVLHHPFSYRGLLAELGDMHLNKVTVLGDDGVETFFEINPDRDDFYRNNALLDFSAVGGNIEAALKRYREEHANLSESTCDVDGDVGTDSMSKLLANAPKLGEKKRMLDAHTKMAYSLLHRIRQTHLDRFHGVELGIIQQEGLDHEQFENLLLTGCGTAEDRQRLYLIAYLLGTQGEHETVLEQCAPAFEGMPFSALSYLKHLRQWSLGTANPTGGEADGAHGFAWGLAQTLAKNIVNSLGANSKSQLPLTKLVDSLLQDSSTSSGVGVGGSRAAGSSSLRAELLATVVGYDPRSRKQVDLNEAHFSQAIVFTIGGGCVAEYDDLKQWEAAHPRKAVSYGCTAMLTGNEALRQLTVLGEGIS, translated from the coding sequence ATGCCACCGCAGCGGAAGATTTCACTGCGTCAGCGACAGAGAGATGTCATACAAGCAATGATTTCATCTGCTCAACCGCTTGGGCAGGGCGGTGTTCCAGCGCCTCAACCGATGACTGCAACTTACGGGCCAGCGGGGGTTGCCCCATGGCGTCTCCTCATTTACGATGACATCGGACGCGACATTATTGCCCCGCTGCTGAGGGTTGGGGACCTTCGGGAACTTGGCATTACGTTGTATATGCACATCAAATCTAAACGGGATCCAGTGCCTGGTGCTCCGGCCATCTACTTCTGTGCACCGACTGAcgaaaacataaacataataGCTAGTGATGCGGTGAAGGAATTTTATGAGTGGGTGTACATAAATTTCACTTCGCAGATTTCTCGAAGAAGCATGGAGCATCTGGCTGAGAGGCTAACTCGTGGTCAACTCCAGAACATTGAACATATTAGAGTTTTCGATCGCACGCTGAACTACGTGGCACTGGAGGATGACCTGTTTACCTTGATGCAGAAGGATTCCTTCGTTATACTAAACAGCCGCCACGCCAAGGATGAAGATGTGGAAGCTCACTTAAATGAAATAGTTATGGGCATCTTGCATGTCCTCTTGTCCCAGCAAGTGCTTCCAGTTATTGCACACAGCAGGACGGGGCCGGCGGAGGAGGTCGCTCGGCGTTTGTCTGTGTCTCTTAATGACTCTCTGAACGAGCGAACCCTAACACCTGCATCTGCCAATGTGCTTGGACGTCCACTACTTCTTATTGTCGACCGCTCCAGTGACCTTGCTACGGTTCTCCATCACCCATTCTCGTATCGGGGACTACTCGCGGAACTGGGAGACATGCACCTAAATAAAGTCACTGTGCTGGGGGATGACGGAGTTGAGACGTTTTTCGAAATAAACCCCGATCGAGATGATTTCTACCGCAATAACGCTCTTCTTGACTTTAGCGCAGTGGGTGGTAATATTGAGGCGGCGCTGAAACGGTACCGCGAAGAGCATGCTAACCTTTCGGAAAGCACATGTGATGTGGATGGTGATGTGGGCACGGACTCCATGTCGAAACTTCTTGCCAATGCTCCAAAACTTGGGGAGAAGAAGCGAATGTTGgatgcacacacaaaaatggCGTACAGTCTTCTTCATCGCATTCGTCAAACCCACCTTGATCGCTTCCATGGGGTAGAACTGGGCATTATTCAACAGGAGGGGCTCGACCACGAGCAGTTTGAAAACCTATTGCTAACTGGTTGTGGGACCGCTGAGGATCGTCAGCGACTTTATCTGATTGCGTACCTTCTTGGCACGCAAGGAGAGCACGAAACAGTTCTGGAACAGTGTGCCCCAGCTTTCGAGGGCATGCCGTTTTCGGCACTTTCATACCTCAAACATTTACGTCAGTGGTCACTTGGAACCGCCAATCCCACTGGTGGTGAAGCAGACGGTGCCCATGGTTTTGCGTGGGGTTTGGCGCAAACACTGGCTAAGAATATTGTTAATTCACTTGGCGCGAACTCAAAGTCCCAGTTGCCACTAACGAAACTTGTGGACTCTCTTTTGCAGGATTCCTCAACCTCATCCGGTGTGGGCGTTGGTGGTTCCCGCGCAGCAGGCAGTAGCAGTTTGCGGGCGGAACTTTTAGCAACAGTAGTAGGGTACGATCCACGCAGCAGGAAACAAGTTGACCTCAATGAAGCACATTTTTCACAGGCTATTGTTTTCACCATTGGCGGTGGTTGCGTGGCCGAGTACGACGATCTCAAGCAGTGGGAAGCCGCACATCCACGAAAGGCGGTTAGTTATGGCTGTACCGCAATGCTGACGGGGAATGAAGCACTGCGCCAGCTTACTGTTCTTGGTGAAGGAATATCATAA
- a CDS encoding 60S ribosomal protein L35, putative: protein MSHIVKIRDLKEKGKDDLLKQLSEFKKELSQLRVSQQMNVGAARLGRIRTIRKGIARIMTVLNKNERENLRKFYSDKKLRSAKPKTLRAKLTHRRRLALKANEKNRKTRRQLRMAHKFPRRIYAVKV from the coding sequence ATGTCGCACATCGTCAAAATCCGTgacctgaaggaaaaggggaaggatGACCTGCTGAAGCAGCTTTCTGAATTCAAGAAGGAGTTGTCGCAACTTCGTGTCTCTCAGCAGATGAACGTTGGTGCTGCTCGTCTTGGTCGCATTCGCACCATTCGCAAAGGCATTGCCCGCATAATGACGGTGCTTAACAAGAACGAACGTGAAAACCTCCGCAAGTTTTATTCGGACAAGAAGCTGCGGTCGGCGAAGCCCAAAACACTTCGTGCAAAGCTGACACACCGGCGTCGCCTAGCACTGAAGGCCAACGAGAAGAACCGTAAGACCCGCCGCCAACTCCGCATGGCCCACAAATTCCCGAGGCGGATATACGCCGTGAAGGTTTGA
- a CDS encoding 60S ribosomal protein L35, putative: MSHIVKIRDLKEKGKDDLLKQLSEFKKELSQLRVSQQMNVGAARLGRIRTIRKGIARIMTVLNKNERENLRKFYSDKKLRSAKPKTLRAKLTHRRRLALKANEKNRKTRRQLRMAHKFPRRIYAVKV; encoded by the coding sequence ATGTCGCACATCGTCAAAATCCGTgacctgaaggaaaaggggaaggatGACCTGCTGAAGCAGCTTTCTGAATTCAAGAAGGAGTTGTCGCAACTTCGTGTCTCTCAGCAGATGAACGTTGGTGCTGCTCGTCTTGGTCGCATTCGCACCATTCGCAAAGGCATTGCCCGCATAATGACGGTGCTTAACAAGAACGAACGTGAAAACCTCCGCAAGTTTTATTCGGACAAGAAGCTGCGGTCGGCGAAGCCCAAAACACTTCGTGCAAAGCTGACACACCGGCGTCGCCTAGCACTGAAGGCCAACGAGAAGAACCGTAAGACCCGCCGCCAACTCCGCATGGCCCACAAATTCCCGAGGCGCATATACGCCGTGAAGGTTTGA